TCCTTGGAGAAAAATGTGGGTGCCACCTGGCCCCCTTAACTGTCACATATGTCCTTACGTACTGCATTGCAATTGTTGTGgttacattatatacattatatatgtcaGTAAATGAATCCCTACAAAGCTGACAAGTGGCATGATTATATTCCTGAGTAGAAGCCACAGATGGAGGAGAACATTCCTAAGAAGATAATAAGACTTCACCAATGTattataagacaaaaataaaaaatgatctaaTCAGATATGGAAAATATCAGCCCAAATAatgttaaatgataaaaaaaaaaatgttactggtGAGTAGGAGCCTACACATGGTATGGACAACATATGGACAACAAATCTTATTTCCAAGTGTACATTGTACCTTGTGTGTTAACTAATGAAAGGATGAGATCATCAGGATACAGGACATTTAAAATCTAAGCATCtagattattattaataatttcaggtatatatataaattacagataagtaaaaatacatgtattgcCGTTATAGTCtaatcccatttttcttttttggctgatAAATGCACATCATCAAAAATGTTAGAGCTCTTCTTCAATCagggctattctttttttttttaaatttttaaaatttatttattttcagaaaaacagtattcattattttttcaccacacccattgctctgtgcaatccgtgccctctataatacccaccacctggtaccccaacctcccacccccccgccacttcaaacccctcagattgtttttcagagtccatagtctctcgtgattcacctccccttccaatttaccccaactcccttctcctctctaacaccccttgtcctccatgatattttttatgctccacaaataagtgaaaccatatgataattgactctctctgcttgacttatttcactcagcataatctcttccagtcccgtccatgttgctacagaagttgggtattcatcctttctgatggaggcataatactccatagtgtatatggaccacatcttccttatccagttGGGGCTATTCTAACTGCGGTCCATGGGCAGAGAGCAGTCATGAGCTATGTGCTACAGGTTCATGATAAATACGGCAATTGAGAGTCAGTGTCCAGAATCTTTGATAGTAATTTGACAGAGTAATTTTATGTCTGTTAAAtctaataatgaataaattaacttgcattttgatttttttaattttacttttctaataattcccttttattttgttttaataaaagcaGAAGTGCATGAGTAGTGGCCttgttctctgccttcttcctcctcatcacAGAGGCCGCTCTGTTCTTGTCAGCCTCCAATCTGCAGTCCACCTGAGACTGAGGACCATGCCTTCAATTAAATTGCAGTGTTCCAATGGAGAGATATTTGGAGTTGACGTTGAAATTGCCAGACAGTCTGTGACTATCAAGACCATGTTGGAAGATTTGGGAATGGACGATGAAGGAGATAATGACCCAGTTCCTCTACCAAATGTTAAGGCAGCAATATTAAAAAAGGTCATTCAGTGGTGCACCCACCGCAAGCATGatccctctcctcccacagatgatgagaacaaagaaaagtggACAGATGATATCCCTGTTCGGGACCAAGAATTCCTGAAAGTTGACCAAGGAATACTTTTTGAACTTATTCTGGCTGCGAACTACTTAGACATCAAAGG
This genomic stretch from Mustela erminea isolate mMusErm1 chromosome 11, mMusErm1.Pri, whole genome shotgun sequence harbors:
- the LOC116568858 gene encoding S-phase kinase-associated protein 1-like, coding for MSSGLVLCLLPPHHRGRSVLVSLQSAVHLRLRTMPSIKLQCSNGEIFGVDVEIARQSVTIKTMLEDLGMDDEGDNDPVPLPNVKAAILKKVIQWCTHRKHDPSPPTDDENKEKWTDDIPVRDQEFLKVDQGILFELILAANYLDIKGLLDVTCKTVVNMIKGKSEEICKSFNIKIDFTEEEEVQVCKENQWCEET